From Candidatus Omnitrophota bacterium, a single genomic window includes:
- a CDS encoding glycoside hydrolase family 57 protein, whose translation MLYLAFIYHMHQPYYKNLLTDQADLPWVRLHGTKDYLDMVSMLKDFPLIRQTINVVPSLFEQVEDYTNGLVKDKFLELSYKPAQELNGQDKGFILNNFFMINRDKVIATHPRYYELYLNKKANRLFNTQDYLDLQVWFNLAWIDPCFRQDIPELRQVAEKARFFTEEDKRIVLEKQIDILEAILPAYKDSMAQGQIEVVLSPYYHPILPLLCNTRIAKEANPKSTVPGVNFSFPEDARLQIDSAVKFYKDKFGRAPIGMWPSEMAVSEHILPFIIQSGIKWILADEAILFKSLKKKKRDTRALYQPYSLDRKDGSLNIVFRDRNLSDLIGFTYANWKAADAVEDFMKHLENTAEAFKGKDVLVTVAMDGENAWEYFANDGHDFLELLYRRLSEAKFLKTTTVNEYLNSHSTVKKIERLAAGSWIYGEFSKWINNPYKNKAWECLALARQEMERCKSEGKALTDMAIKQMQILEGSDWFWWAGEDYPGYFDRLFRMHLANLYSLLDKEIPEYLSRPIVP comes from the coding sequence ATGCTTTATCTTGCCTTTATTTACCACATGCACCAGCCGTATTACAAGAACCTGCTGACCGATCAGGCTGACCTGCCCTGGGTCCGTTTGCACGGGACCAAGGATTACCTGGATATGGTCAGCATGCTTAAGGATTTTCCGCTTATACGCCAGACCATAAATGTCGTCCCGTCTTTATTCGAGCAGGTTGAGGATTATACCAACGGCCTGGTAAAAGACAAGTTTCTGGAGCTTTCCTATAAGCCGGCGCAGGAGCTTAACGGCCAGGACAAAGGTTTTATCCTGAACAATTTTTTTATGATCAACCGCGATAAGGTGATCGCCACGCATCCGCGTTATTACGAGCTATACCTTAATAAGAAGGCTAATCGGTTGTTCAATACTCAGGATTATTTGGACCTGCAGGTCTGGTTCAACCTTGCCTGGATCGATCCGTGTTTCCGCCAGGATATCCCGGAGTTGCGGCAGGTTGCCGAAAAGGCCAGGTTTTTTACCGAGGAAGACAAGCGGATCGTCCTGGAAAAGCAGATCGATATCCTGGAAGCGATCCTGCCCGCGTATAAGGATTCTATGGCGCAGGGGCAGATCGAGGTGGTTTTAAGCCCGTATTACCATCCGATACTTCCGCTATTGTGCAATACCCGGATCGCCAAAGAGGCTAACCCCAAAAGCACTGTGCCGGGGGTTAATTTTTCTTTTCCAGAGGACGCCAGGCTGCAGATCGACAGCGCGGTAAAATTCTATAAGGATAAATTCGGCCGGGCTCCCATAGGGATGTGGCCTTCGGAGATGGCGGTTTCCGAGCATATACTCCCGTTCATTATCCAGTCCGGCATTAAGTGGATACTGGCGGATGAGGCCATATTGTTCAAATCGTTGAAGAAAAAGAAGAGGGATACCCGCGCGCTATACCAGCCGTATTCCTTAGACCGCAAGGACGGCAGCCTGAACATTGTTTTTCGCGACCGCAACCTTTCCGACTTGATCGGTTTCACCTACGCCAACTGGAAGGCGGCTGACGCGGTCGAGGATTTTATGAAACACCTTGAGAACACCGCCGAGGCTTTTAAGGGAAAAGACGTGCTGGTGACCGTGGCAATGGACGGGGAGAACGCCTGGGAGTATTTCGCTAATGACGGGCACGATTTCTTAGAGCTGTTATATCGGCGTTTGAGCGAAGCAAAATTCCTGAAGACCACTACGGTCAATGAATACCTGAACAGCCACTCAACCGTCAAAAAGATCGAGCGCCTGGCCGCCGGCTCGTGGATCTACGGCGAGTTCTCCAAATGGATAAATAATCCTTATAAGAACAAGGCCTGGGAATGCCTGGCCCTGGCCAGGCAAGAGATGGAGCGCTGCAAATCCGAAGGCAAGGCTTTGACCGATATGGCAATAAAACAGATGCAGATCCTGGAAGGCAGCGATTGGTTCTGGTGGGCAGGGGAGGATTATCCGGGTTATTTTGACCGCTTATTCCGTATGCATCTGGCTAATTTATACAGCCTTTTGGACAAAGAAATCCCGGAATATCTCAGCAGGCCGATTGTCCCGTAA
- a CDS encoding alginate export family protein produces MSKKILVLALAFVVGITVAAFAEVQNVKIGGDITTVWVDRQNLDFQKASNSISDFATITRVKIEANLTDNVDATVRLLNERLWSSTNENTSGGSVNSDSDITIDEAYVTLKDFLKDTTNVPLTLKVGRQNVRIGSGLLIGDPDTNQNVSTTSGLNVAGLRDLSARKSFDAIVGVLDYDPLTVTAGYIKGSIGTDVNAMKDDVNAYVINAAYDTGVKDTIAEATYLLYRQRETKANVANYGIRLTSTPIENLSLEGEFVFQDSETAKADKKRQQGSDSAISLCASYLFEDVVWKPKLGMDYGRLSGQWNPLFEDLTPAELANLIFPNTNVSVIGGSLLAKPKDDVTLKLRYANFQVVEKYYDTETWASPGTGATYTMTDKKDLGDEIDLGVVYDYTEDVQLGLTYAMFMPGDAFSSVNEETATSVIGSMRVAF; encoded by the coding sequence CAGAAGTCCAGAATGTCAAGATCGGCGGAGATATCACCACCGTCTGGGTTGATCGCCAGAACCTGGATTTTCAAAAAGCCAGCAATTCTATCAGCGATTTCGCCACGATTACCCGGGTGAAGATCGAAGCTAATCTTACTGACAACGTTGACGCTACGGTCAGGCTCTTGAATGAGAGACTCTGGTCAAGCACTAACGAAAATACGTCAGGTGGCTCTGTTAACTCTGATAGCGACATAACTATTGACGAAGCGTACGTAACCTTGAAGGATTTCTTGAAGGATACTACGAACGTTCCTCTGACATTAAAAGTCGGCCGTCAGAATGTCAGGATAGGCTCCGGTTTGTTGATCGGCGATCCTGATACCAATCAGAATGTTTCCACTACCAGCGGTTTGAATGTTGCCGGTTTAAGGGACCTGAGCGCCCGCAAGTCGTTTGACGCGATCGTGGGTGTTTTGGATTACGATCCTTTGACGGTTACTGCCGGTTATATCAAGGGCAGCATCGGCACTGATGTTAATGCTATGAAAGATGACGTTAACGCGTATGTGATCAACGCCGCTTATGACACAGGCGTAAAGGATACCATCGCGGAAGCGACCTATCTGTTATATCGTCAGAGAGAGACCAAGGCCAATGTCGCGAATTACGGCATAAGGCTCACTTCTACGCCGATCGAGAACCTGAGCCTGGAAGGCGAATTTGTATTCCAGGATTCGGAAACCGCTAAAGCGGATAAAAAACGCCAGCAGGGAAGCGATAGCGCCATCAGTTTATGCGCCAGCTATTTGTTCGAGGATGTGGTTTGGAAGCCGAAGCTGGGTATGGATTATGGCCGCTTATCCGGACAGTGGAACCCGTTGTTTGAGGATCTGACGCCTGCGGAATTGGCGAACTTGATCTTCCCCAACACGAATGTCAGCGTTATTGGTGGAAGCCTTTTAGCCAAACCCAAGGATGATGTTACCCTGAAACTGCGGTATGCTAATTTCCAGGTAGTTGAAAAGTATTATGACACTGAAACCTGGGCCAGCCCTGGTACCGGCGCCACATATACCATGACTGATAAGAAAGACTTAGGCGACGAAATCGACCTGGGCGTAGTTTATGACTATACTGAAGATGTTCAGTTGGGTCTGACCTATGCGATGTTTATGCCGGGCGATGCATTCAGCTCGGTCAATGAAGAGACTGCCACCAGCGTCATCGGTTCGATGAGGGTTGCATTCTAA